A stretch of DNA from Methanolinea mesophila:
GGAAGTAATTAGCAGGTCCATGCTGTCTGTGTAATGCGCTGTTCTACCCTGCTACGAACGTTCCTGCCACCTATGCGATTTTTTTTGGCATTCCTCCGGACACGGGGTTATTTCTCTTCTGGTGATTTCGCTCGGGGGTAGGGCGGATTCTTACCTGTCCCCGGATGGTTATCACGGGAAGACTTTCTCGGCATTTCAGGAAGATTCTGTCAAATTCTCGTAGACCCCCACAACACGGTCGGTGATGCAATCCCACGTATAATGTTGTGTTACTTTCTGATAGCCTCTTTCCCCCATGATCCTGGACATTTTTCTGTCCTCGAGAAGCGCCAGGATGGCACGGGTTAACTCCTTCACATCTGAACATAAAAGGCCGTTGTACCGGTCATCAATTAACGTTGAGACCGCCCCGCAATTCCTGTTCCCGATTACAGGTTTTTTTCTCATCCATGCCTCACAAAAAACCATGCCGAAACTCTCGCTTTCTGACATCATGGCAAATACATCGCAGGCATCATAGGCATCGACAAGGTCCGCAAGGCCCATCTGGCCGAGATATTTGACGTATGGTTCCGCCAGGATTTTGTTGTCCTCATCGGGACCGATCATCACCAGAACCGCTTCAGGATGCTCCTTCCGGACTGCCCCGACTGCCTGGATCATGTCTGCATAACGTTTTTGCGGCGATTTCCTCCCTACCGTCAGGATTACCTCCCTGCCCTCCAGACGATACTTTTCCCGGAATCTGGCTCCGCTCACATTCCTGTTCTCAAATGATTCAGGGTCAATCCCTGCACCTAAAACACACGATCTCGCCTTCAAAGAGTCATAGACCTGGCTTTTCGAAAAATCACTCATCGCCAGAACGCAGTCGGCAGCGGCAATCATCCGAAAGTAATGATTCCAGTGATAAAACTCGTCGTCGGCGTGCATGAGCGGGAGCAATACGAGTGGTTTCCCGAATTTTTTTGCGATGAAAGAATACCTGACTGTGTTAAACGGAAACATTTGCGCGAGCACCACATCGTACCCCGATATATTTTTTCTCAGCCATAGTGCAAGATCAGGTGACCACGGCCCGCGGAGATAGTCAAACATCCAGGAAAAATATTTCGGACGGTCGCAGGCGTTTCGCATTAAATATGGGATTAATTTGTGCTGTTTTCGAAAAATGGTCCGAAAATCATTTTCAATATCAACCTGGCAGTTCCCCGAAGCGGAACAGAAATCGATTCCTGATACCGCGACCCCAAAGGTCCGGAAATCTCTCAACGGGCGGCGAACCAGGCTACAGGAGAGTGTCACCTTCACGATCCCGGAGATATCCGGTAGAGTGCAGGACTGCCTGTCCCAACGCGGATTCTCCTTGAATTCATACTTTTGAGCATAATCGCTGCCGGCGACCTGCACCGTCACCGGAATCTCCCCCGGATTATCGAGGGAGATGCCAATCTCCTTGATATCGGTATCCCTGATAAAAAAGACGGCTTCCGATTTCGTCCACCGGACGGCGCGGTTTCCTTTATGATCGATCTCGTTCCAGCCGTCAGCAAGGCAGCTCTCATGATCTCCCAGCGAATTCTCAATAAACCGGCGGATTTTATGCGAAGATCTCTGCTCCTCCCTGTCACGCTCCGCCTGTATCATTTTTTCGAACACAAGTGAGAGATACCTGCTCTGGGGGATAACAGGAAACCGCACTACCTTGATCCCATTGATCGTCTCGTTCGACAGCCTATTGTCAAAGTGCGCCCCCGACTTGATGAAGGGAGTAAGTGAATGAGCCTTCGTTGTACATACGTCCGTTTCTATACCCCGTTTGAGAAGGCCCTCGGATAAATTCCGCAGATACAGCTCCGCCCCGCCGTACACATCTCTCCCATACCGGAACGTAATATGAAGCGCTCTCATTGACCGTTACGCATATAGTTATTCGTCACAGTAAATATAAAGAATGAAATCCGTTCTTGCATTGAGTTTTCATCCCGCGTTCACCCCCCCGATGAGCGGAGGAGAAGAGCGATTATACTACGTCTTGAATGGTTTTTCACACTATGAACACGTGACATTGATCAGTTTTACCTTCCACGGGGTAGACCGTGTAGAAACGGTGTATCATTCTCCATGTTTTAAGGAGATTAGGATCCCCAAGGGAATGGTCAGCCTGGCGCTTCACGGGCTCATCCAGAAATTCACCACGATCAAGGAATGTTCCGGTGTGGTCACGTCCCTGGAAAGCAGGATCAATCCGGCATTCAGAAGGATAGTCAGGGAAGAGCTACCGCGACACGATATAATTTTTTTTGAATCCCCTTTCCTCTTCACGATCCCCGGTCGTCTTCTCCGAAACCACACCCTGGTATACAACGCCTACAATAATGAGTATGAACTGATGAAATCTGCGTTTTCCGGGTCGTTCATCGGGAAGATCCTCCTTTCGTACGTTGCATATACTGAGAGAGGGCTGGCCCGGGCATGCAAACTTCTATTCGTTGTCTCCAGGGACGATGCCGAAAGTCTCGCCCGGACCTATGGAATCGATCCCGGGAAGTGCATAGTGGCGCCGAACGGGATATGCCCTGCCTGTTATGACAGGGTGTTTCAGGAGAGAGCACATATGAAGACCTCTCCTGTCTGCCTGTTTATCGGCAGTTATCACCCTCCCAATATTGAAGCAGTTATTCAAATCGTGAACATTGCGGCAAAAATGCCCGGAGTCCTTTTTCTCATCGCCGGAAATGTCTCCCGGTATTTCGCGAGCCGGGATTCCCAGACGGAACCATGTGAGAGAGATGCATATACCCTCTCAGGGGAGTTATATAAAAATTTTCAGAAAGGGGGGGGAAATCCACAAATCGATAGAATTTGTGAGTTTATACGTGAACATCGGGAGGGGGAGGAGCCTCTCCGCCGCTTCAGCCATTCAAGAAATGTCCTATTGCTCGGCCAGTTAAGTGAAGAGCGAAAACTGGAATTGTTTCACCTGACAGGCATCGCACTGAACCCCATGACAACCGGCTCGGGTACGAACATCAAGGTCTTGGGATATCTCGCTGCCGGTCTCCCCACGATCACTACTCCCAAGGGTGCGAGGGGGCTTGACCTTGTCGACCGTCATCATGCCCTGATCTGTGATCTTAATGATTTTCCGGAGAAGATTCATGAATTGCTCAATGATCCCGGATTGGTGGAGATACTAAGAGAGAACGGCCGGATCCTCGTTGAACGTGAATACGACTGGAATACAATTGTAGAACGTATGCGTCGTACCCTGTGAATACCATGAAAAAAATTCTGGTTATCAATGATTTTCCTGTTTTTCCACCGGTTCACGGGGGAAAGATCAGGATTCTTAACATTTATCGGAATATATCTTCCGAGTGTGAGGTCACATATCTCTGTCTTGGGGATGTGAAGGAAACCACACTACGCTCGATCTCGGATAATTTCAGCGAGATCTCTGTCCCGAAAACATTTCTGTACAGACAGATCGTCCTGTTTGCCGGTCTGATAATGAAATGTCCGGTCGATGATCTTGTCGCATTGTTACTGGCACCGTTCAATCCCTGGTTAAGGAACATGATCAGGAAAAAAATCCGGGAATCCGACATCGTGATCTGTTGTCACCCGTATATGTACCCCGCGGTCTCTCCCTGGATTGGCGGCAGGTTCCTCGTTTATGAAGCGCTCAATGATGAATATGGCCTGAAATCGACGACCCTGCCGGAAGGATTCCTAAAAAAAATCATGTTGCACCGCCTCGACGTGGTATCCTGCGATCTTTTGAGAAATTGCGACCTTTGCTTCGTCGTGTCCGAAGAGGATAAAAAAGCATTTATAGAGAGATATCCTGCAGATCCGCAAAAATTGGTGATTGCACCGAATGGAGTCGATACAGAGTATTATTCGGAACTATACAAGAAACGCTCCCACATGCAGGGAGATCCGAGCCTTCATCCCCTTGTGATTTTCCTCGGAAGCGCTCACCCCCCCAACATCGTGGCGGCCAGGAAGGTGATTCACTCGATCGCTCCCAAGCTGCCCGACGTGAATTTTTTCATCGCCGGAAGCGTCTGTGACCCGATTATAAACGACCCGCGCGGCTCCAATGTGACCCTTGGATTTTATATTAGCGATGAAGAGAAGGAAAAATTATTCCTGCGTGCAAATGTGGCCATTAACCCGATGACTACCGGTTCAGGTTCAAATATTAAAATATTCGACTACCTGGCTTCGGGAATTCCGGTGGTCACTACGAAATTCGGTGCCCGGGGGATAAGTATGACAAACCGCGTTCATGCAATTGTGTGTGATATTGATGAATTCCCCGGAGCGATCACGACACTGATCGATAATAAAGCATTATCAGAAGTCCTTTCTCACAACGGACGGGTTCTCGTCGAGCAAAGTTACGACTGGAAGAGGATCGCGTTGTCGATGGTGGCTGAAATAAGGAAAAAAACGGAGGCCGGTCACTCCCAGGAGGCTTCGTAGACTGCCCTGATGAGCTTTTCCTTAAAAACCGGGATATCAAAATCCTGGGCCCTTTTAATGCAGGCGTCCCGGTACAACTCGGGATTCCGCGATATTTTCTTTACTGCTTCCCGAATCTCCCCGGGGTCGGCCCTGACCAGGATTCCCGTACCTGCAGTGACCGTCTCCCGATACCCTCCCTCGTTCACTGCGACAACCGGTTTCCCGCTCGCCATTGCTTCGATCGGGGTCAGCCCGAAGTCCTCGTCCATGGCAGTACATATATGCCCCCTGCACCGGGCATAGAGATCGACAAGCTCCTTTTCTTCCACCTCACCAAGGATCTCGATATTCTCCGGTAGATCTCTCACGATTTCCGATGCGTAAGCGTGAGCATGGTCGCCTGCCGCATATCCACCCGCGATCAACAATCGTTCTTCCGGCATCTCTGCAAACGCTTCGATCTGGAGTTCGATCCTTTTTTCCGGATACAACCTGTTGACCGAGAGCCAGAAGTCACCGTACTCCCTGCAATGGAACCGGGAAACATCGACCGGAGGATACAGGATTTCTGCATCGCGTCCATAAAATTTCTTTATCCGCGTCTGGACATTTTCTGAAATCGTGATGATCCTGTCGATCGATCCCACCGACCTCCTGTCGAACACGCGGTGACCACCCACCCAGGCCCGGAATGCTTGTCGGGTCGCGAATCCCTGGCGCCCCAGGAATGTCGCATAGAGATCATAGAAGGGCCTGACAGGCGTATAACAGTACCATAGATTCGGGTGATGCCGCCGTGCCGCATAATGGCTCCAGTTCCCGGTAAAAATAAAAAAATCGTATTCATCCGAATAATCAGCCCGAGAAAACAGGTATGATGCCGACATCTGCTTGAAGGGCGGTATCTTAATGGTCCTCCCAATGCTGATCACAGGAACGTCGTCCGCAATCCTGGGAACCGCATCGACATCCGTAGTGATTACATCGGCCTGCAGAATTCTGGCCATGGTGAGTACTACCCGTTCCCCGCCTCCGATGGCACCGAAATAGTCGTGAAAAATCGCTATTTTCATTATGATTCTCCGGTCATGCCATAACCGGTTGACTGCCGGATCGGTTTCACGAGTGGCTTTGGATTCGTTGCCCGAGATCCCGGCGTATACAACGGAAACCTCCGCATCTCCTTTTCTTTTATCCTGATCCACTCCCTGACCCCGTTCTTCCCGTATGAAGCAACCGGGAGATCGGGAGTATTTCCAGGTCCGGATTGCACGTTCTTTCGCGGGAGCCGGCCTCCTAATTCTTGATGATTCTCCCCCTTTTCCTCCAAAGATTCTGTTTTCCAGGAAAATAACATTAACATCCCTCAAAAAAATGAGATTTCGGGAGTTTCGTCAAGACCCCTCCCTCCTGAAAAATTCTGCCCGAGTGAGGACGAATGAGATGAAAGGCCCACCATGATACATTATTTGACGGTCTCCATGTAGTCATCTATCACTTTTTCGGTCTGGTCAAGCGCCTTTATGTATCCTTTCTGGATGAACATCGTCCGGCTGCAAAGATCCCGTATCAGATCCATATCATGAGAGACGAGCAGGATGGTCTTCCCTTCCTTTCGGAACTCATCTACTTTATCCGCACACTTCCGCTTGAACGCCTCGTCCCCGACCGCAAGCACCTCGTCCACCAGCAGAATGTCCGGGTCCGACTGGATTGCGGTTGAAAATGCGAGGCGAACCTGCATACCGGAAGAAAGGTGACGGAGTTTCATGTTCTCGAAGCGTTTCAGCTCCGCAAAATCCATGATCTCCTCGTACCTTTCCCGGATCTTTTTCAACGGGAGCCCAAGGACCGCCCCGTATAAAAAGACGTTATCTCTCGCGGTCAGTTCCGGGTGGAATCCAACTCCAAGCTCGAGGAACGGTGCGATCCTGCCGTTGATGCCAATCTTCCCGGTATCCGCGTATATTACTCCGGCGAGCAGTTTCAGCAGGGTTGATTTCCCTGAGCCATTCGGGCCGATAATACCGAATGTCTCACTGTGCTCCACCGTGAAACTAATATCCTGGAGTGCCCGGAACGTATCGTACGCATGCCCGTGCCCGGCAAGAAGGCTGGTGATATGCTGGTAAAGTGTGAGCTTCTTCTCTCTCGGGATTCGAAATTCCTTCGATAGCCCGGTGACCTCGATTGCATGAGTACCTGACCGGTCCCCGACAACTCTCAGGTCATTTCGATACCGTGTCCTCATGTCAGATCTCCTCCGCGAACCTTCTCTCTAGCCTTTTGAAGATGAAAGTCCCGACACCCAGCATCACGAACGAAGTTCCCAGGAGATACGCGAGTTCCCAGAGGGGGGGAGTAACCCCATTCAGCAAAATGTCACGATAAGACTGGATCATTACGGTGATCGGGTTGAGCATGTAATAGGGAATGAGGCTTTCGGGCAGGATCGATACAGGATACACGATAGGGGAGAGGAAAAACCCGAGTTGGAGGATAACTTCCCAAATCTGGTTCAGGTC
This window harbors:
- a CDS encoding glycosyltransferase family 4 protein: MTVQVAGSDYAQKYEFKENPRWDRQSCTLPDISGIVKVTLSCSLVRRPLRDFRTFGVAVSGIDFCSASGNCQVDIENDFRTIFRKQHKLIPYLMRNACDRPKYFSWMFDYLRGPWSPDLALWLRKNISGYDVVLAQMFPFNTVRYSFIAKKFGKPLVLLPLMHADDEFYHWNHYFRMIAAADCVLAMSDFSKSQVYDSLKARSCVLGAGIDPESFENRNVSGARFREKYRLEGREVILTVGRKSPQKRYADMIQAVGAVRKEHPEAVLVMIGPDEDNKILAEPYVKYLGQMGLADLVDAYDACDVFAMMSESESFGMVFCEAWMRKKPVIGNRNCGAVSTLIDDRYNGLLCSDVKELTRAILALLEDRKMSRIMGERGYQKVTQHYTWDCITDRVVGVYENLTESS
- a CDS encoding glycosyltransferase family 4 protein, whose amino-acid sequence is MKSVLALSFHPAFTPPMSGGEERLYYVLNGFSHYEHVTLISFTFHGVDRVETVYHSPCFKEIRIPKGMVSLALHGLIQKFTTIKECSGVVTSLESRINPAFRRIVREELPRHDIIFFESPFLFTIPGRLLRNHTLVYNAYNNEYELMKSAFSGSFIGKILLSYVAYTERGLARACKLLFVVSRDDAESLARTYGIDPGKCIVAPNGICPACYDRVFQERAHMKTSPVCLFIGSYHPPNIEAVIQIVNIAAKMPGVLFLIAGNVSRYFASRDSQTEPCERDAYTLSGELYKNFQKGGGNPQIDRICEFIREHREGEEPLRRFSHSRNVLLLGQLSEERKLELFHLTGIALNPMTTGSGTNIKVLGYLAAGLPTITTPKGARGLDLVDRHHALICDLNDFPEKIHELLNDPGLVEILRENGRILVEREYDWNTIVERMRRTL
- a CDS encoding glycosyltransferase family 4 protein, giving the protein MKKILVINDFPVFPPVHGGKIRILNIYRNISSECEVTYLCLGDVKETTLRSISDNFSEISVPKTFLYRQIVLFAGLIMKCPVDDLVALLLAPFNPWLRNMIRKKIRESDIVICCHPYMYPAVSPWIGGRFLVYEALNDEYGLKSTTLPEGFLKKIMLHRLDVVSCDLLRNCDLCFVVSEEDKKAFIERYPADPQKLVIAPNGVDTEYYSELYKKRSHMQGDPSLHPLVIFLGSAHPPNIVAARKVIHSIAPKLPDVNFFIAGSVCDPIINDPRGSNVTLGFYISDEEKEKLFLRANVAINPMTTGSGSNIKIFDYLASGIPVVTTKFGARGISMTNRVHAIVCDIDEFPGAITTLIDNKALSEVLSHNGRVLVEQSYDWKRIALSMVAEIRKKTEAGHSQEAS
- a CDS encoding glycosyltransferase codes for the protein MKIAIFHDYFGAIGGGERVVLTMARILQADVITTDVDAVPRIADDVPVISIGRTIKIPPFKQMSASYLFSRADYSDEYDFFIFTGNWSHYAARRHHPNLWYCYTPVRPFYDLYATFLGRQGFATRQAFRAWVGGHRVFDRRSVGSIDRIITISENVQTRIKKFYGRDAEILYPPVDVSRFHCREYGDFWLSVNRLYPEKRIELQIEAFAEMPEERLLIAGGYAAGDHAHAYASEIVRDLPENIEILGEVEEKELVDLYARCRGHICTAMDEDFGLTPIEAMASGKPVVAVNEGGYRETVTAGTGILVRADPGEIREAVKKISRNPELYRDACIKRAQDFDIPVFKEKLIRAVYEASWE
- a CDS encoding ABC transporter ATP-binding protein, yielding MRTRYRNDLRVVGDRSGTHAIEVTGLSKEFRIPREKKLTLYQHITSLLAGHGHAYDTFRALQDISFTVEHSETFGIIGPNGSGKSTLLKLLAGVIYADTGKIGINGRIAPFLELGVGFHPELTARDNVFLYGAVLGLPLKKIRERYEEIMDFAELKRFENMKLRHLSSGMQVRLAFSTAIQSDPDILLVDEVLAVGDEAFKRKCADKVDEFRKEGKTILLVSHDMDLIRDLCSRTMFIQKGYIKALDQTEKVIDDYMETVK